A section of the Trachemys scripta elegans isolate TJP31775 chromosome 10, CAS_Tse_1.0, whole genome shotgun sequence genome encodes:
- the PARP16 gene encoding protein mono-ADP-ribosyltransferase PARP16 → MLPRRPSDAALREKIKEATRRDILAADLKCSLFVSALQSYKRDSVLRPFPGLYANEESKDFEALLADTNALPSLKELPESISDTDKRTWDLFSWILSSKFLTIQSTKKKEYEKIQELTGMSSDAVPTPDFLFEIVYCDQMNAKFDETRGERNLIYAFHGSRLENFHSILHNGLHCHLNRTSLFGEGTYLTSDLSLALLYSPHGLGWQRSVLGPILSCVAVCEIIDHPDVKCQVKKKDSEEIDRKRARVKNSEGGDVPQKYFVVTNNQLLRVKYLLVYSQKQHRRPSSQSSWFSNHRFAIMMMMYLLLLIVIGASNSPAFLYYWNRMFDSEG, encoded by the exons ATGCTGCCCCGCAGGCCCAGCGATGCTGCCCTCAGGGAGAAGATCAAGGAGGCCACCCGCAGGGACATCTTGGCTGCGGATCTGAAGTGCAGCCTCTTTGTTTCCGCTTTGCAGAGCTACAAGCGTGATTCTGTCCTGAGACCCTTTCCAGGCCTCTATGCTAACGAGGAGAGCAAGGATTTTGAGGCATTG CTTGCAGATACAAATGCTTTGCCAAGCTTAAAAGAACTTCCAGAGTCTATTTCAGACACAGATAAAAGGACATGGGATCTGTTTAGCTGGATTTTATCATCTAAATTCTTAACTATACAAAGTACTAAGAAAAAGGAG TATGAGAAGATCCAAGAGCTGACAGGAATGTCAAGTGATGCTGTTCCTACTCCTGACTTCCTGTTTGAAATAGTGTATTGTGATCAGATGAATGCCAAATTTGATGAAACCAGGGGAGAAAGGAACCTTATTTATGCATTCCATGGGAGTCGCCTTGAGAACTTCCATTCCATACTGCACAATGGTTTACATTGCCATTTAAATAGG acatccttgtttggtgaaggtacCTACCTTACCAGTGATCTAAGCCTTGCTCTTCTATATAGCCCTCATGGTCTTGGGTGGCAACGCAGCGTTTTGGGCCCTATCCTTAGTTGTGTAGCTGTTTGTGAGATTATCGATCATCCAGATGTAAAATGCCAGGTGAAGAAGAAAG ATTCAGAAGAAATAGACAGGAAAAGAGCAAGAGTAAAAAACAGTGAAGGGGGCGATGTTCCACAGAAATACTTCGTTGTCACAAACAATCAGCTTTTACGAGTTAAATACTTATTAGTATATTCACAGAAACAACACCGGAG GCCTTCTAGTCAGTCGTCGTGGTTTTCCAATCATCGTTTTGCtataatgatgatgatgtatCTACTATTGCTAATTGTTATAGGTGCCAGCAACTCACCGGCCTTCCTCTACTACTGGAATAGAATGTTTGACTCAGAAGGATGA